A single Streptomyces sannanensis DNA region contains:
- a CDS encoding amino acid permease produces MFGAGAGGMFVLVLGAFIGFEGTAIYSEEAREPKRTIPRATYLAVAFLALFYSHLGRSRIGALR; encoded by the coding sequence GTGTTCGGCGCCGGCGCCGGCGGGATGTTCGTGCTCGTCCTCGGCGCGTTCATCGGCTTCGAGGGCACCGCGATCTACTCGGAGGAGGCGCGGGAGCCGAAGCGGACGATCCCTCGCGCGACCTACCTGGCCGTCGCCTTCCTTGCCCTGTTCTACAGCCACCTGGGGAGGTCGAGGATCGGGGCGTTGCGGTGA